AAAAAACTCGGTCGGAACCTTAAGGATGTGCGGTCGTCAAACATTTGATGGACAAAGGTTGTCAGGATTCCTTTAAGATCGCCAAAGGTTACACCTTCTGCCACCATGAGACCTTCCACCTGGTGAAACATGGGGGTATGGGTCAGGTCTGAATCGCAGCGATAGACTTTTCCGGGAGCAATAATTCTGATCGGTGGCTGGTGCGCCTCCATATATCGCACCTGGATGGGAGAGGTGTGCGTTCTTAAAACGATATTCTCAGATATGTAAAATGTGTCCTGCATGTCCCGGGCGGGATGATTTTTGGGAATATTCAACGCTTCAAAATTATAATAATCAGACTCAACCTCAGGGCCTTCGGCAATCTCAAATCCCAGCCGGGTAAATATATCAGAGATTTGCCGGGTAATCTGCGTAATGGGATGGAGCGAGCCAACCGAAAGGGGGCGACCGGGCAAGGATACATCAATCCCTTCGGTCTGTTCGGGCTGATGGGAATCAAGCTGCAGAAGGGTTTCCTGGATTAAGGCGTCCAGCTTCTGCTTTATTTCATTGGCATTTTTCCCTGCCGCGGGCCTGTCTTCGGGAGTCAAGGTTGAAATATTTCTTAAAAACTGAGTGACCAAACCCTTGCGACCCAGATACCGTATGGAGATGTCATTCACATGGTCGCGCGAGGATGCCTTGGCGAGTTCCACCCGGGCAGCTTCATAAATCTGTTCGATTGATCGGTCCACTTGCGGTCTCTGAATTAGGATTGCTAAAAGAAATCCGTGTAAACGTCATAAGCAACAAACGACAACAGACGTCTGCAAACTGTTTTCCGTGTTTGTTGCTTATGATGGCTACTGCGTGGCCAGGTTTACCAGATTGGTAAATCCCGGGGGATCGGAAATTGCCAGTTCGGCCAGAA
The nucleotide sequence above comes from Desulfobacterales bacterium. Encoded proteins:
- the pheS gene encoding phenylalanine--tRNA ligase subunit alpha — encoded protein: MELAKASSRDHVNDISIRYLGRKGLVTQFLRNISTLTPEDRPAAGKNANEIKQKLDALIQETLLQLDSHQPEQTEGIDVSLPGRPLSVGSLHPITQITRQISDIFTRLGFEIAEGPEVESDYYNFEALNIPKNHPARDMQDTFYISENIVLRTHTSPIQVRYMEAHQPPIRIIAPGKVYRCDSDLTHTPMFHQVEGLMVAEGVTFGDLKGILTTFVHQMFDDRTSLRFRPSFFPFTEPSAEVDILCVICRGKGCRVCSLTGWLEVLGSGMVHPAVFENVGYDTTRYKGFAFGMGVERLAMLKYGIDDIRKFFENDFRFLRQF